GTTTCCTGAGCTCATCAGCTCCTAATGGTGCAAATTTGATATAAATTCACCCATTCTTCCCATAAAGACCCTGGAGgtggcagggaggagcagagctcgTGCCCTGCAGCGATTCCTCTGGGTTATTTTGGATCCTACGCCAGGAATTAAAGCAATttccacctcctgctcctggctggtaTCACCCACGGTGAtatttactggtttttttttttatcctgctcACCCTGCTCAGCCTCTCCCCGTGCCAGCTgacccctgtgccagggctgcccgcTCCTCTCCGTGTCCCCACGTGGCTCCAGCCTTGTTTGCTCAGCTTTTCCCGGGAGCAGGAgggtttgtgctgctctggcagcaggggCACCGAGCTGacctggggctctgcagccccggCCCGAGGGGCAACCTGACCCAGCTGGGCCCTGGCCAGGCGTGGCTGGGCCAGCAGAGCGAGGGCGGTGAGGAGTGCAGCgtgtggctgcaggggcacagagaGATCTCCCTGCTTTTGCAGCATTCCCGCCAGGTTTGTGGTTGGTGCTGACTCCCCTTTTCTGCTGGAGGGTTTGAggtcccctcctgctcctggcacgCAGGAATTTGGCTGTTTGCAGGTGTGAAGTGCTGCCAGGCTGTAATGGTGTCTGATTTCCTCTTGCAGGCTAATATTGGCCAAATGGATACACCCAAAGAGCTCTGGAAGATGATTACAGGGAACATGGCTCTGATCCAGgtgagcagagggaaggggaataTTTACAGCCAGGGCAAGTGTGGGAGGTTTAAATGCCTGggttttgctgtttgctgtcAGTGTTCTGTGTCTGATGGGGGGCAGGTGGCACCTCTGTGGCCCTGCAGGTTGGACTGGGTGTTGCCATGCTGGATTCTGATCCCCCTGGGTGGGGTATCCCTcttggaatcatagaatgaaatcatggaatggttcgggttggaagggaccttaaagctcgtGCCGGTTTTtggctttctttttctgcctctgttggAGTGGGGATTGAAGGCACTTTAGTTGGTATTTCATGTTCAGACTCAGGTGTTTGTTATTTCTTGTCAATGTTCCAGCCTCACAGCAGTGAGTTCTGCAGTCTTTCATTAACCAGGCACAAAATGGCCaacaatctcttgttacaaggccttttaaggctaaactacccaattaagaaatgacaccttgattattttcccttttaacccaataactgatccctcaAAGCCTGCACTGTGGACTTTCCTGTCCAGTTACAAAACACCAGCCAagcccatggagaagaaggtgaacaaccagcctccaccctaaaacctccatcttgcttcatatttatttctaaattctaAAACCCCAGACTCgaagttttccaccctgtgacaTTACACACTCGTAACCAGCTCCACACCCGTAATCCCAGTGCTGTTAAtccattttggaagccttcccacagcctcaggtcagtgcagtgCTCTCCTGGGAGTCGgagtctgtcagcacagaaagtctaaaattctcagcatccagaacTCCAACGAGCTCGTCCATTTCTCATGGGCAGCAACagcttccactgtcccaggctgctccaacctggccatgggcacttccaaggatgaggcagccacagcttctctgggcatcctcTCACAGAAccaccaggttggaagagatcttaaagatcatcgagtccagcccagccccaacacctcaactgaaccctggcacccagtgccacagccaggatttgttaaacacacccagggctggtgactccaccacctccctgggcagccattccagaactttatcacctttctgtaaaaaactttttcctgatatccaacctaaatttcccttggcgcagctcgaggctgtgtgctctggttctgtcagttcctgcagacagagcccaagcccagctgagcacaggcaccttccaggagctgtggagagagctgagctcacccctgagtctccttttctccaggctgagcacccccagctccctctgattcctcacagggtttgtgttccaaacCCCTCACAGCCTcgctgcctcctctggacacactcaaGCTGTCCCCACACCCTGGGGCTGTTTTGGTGTCTTGGTGACCCTGTGCTCTCCATTTCCAGGTCCAGGCCACCGTGGTTGGCTTCCTGGCCTCCATCGCAGCTGTGGTGTTCGGGTGGATCCCAGATGGGCACTTCAGCATGGACCACGCTGTCctgctgtgtgccagcagcGTGGCCACTGCCTTCATTGCTTCCCTAGTCCTGGGTGAGAGTCACCCCTCTGTGCACCTCTTCCTGAAATTTTAACCTCCCCTCGGCCTtatcctgggtttttttttgcctcttcctGGCTGCAGGCATGATTATGATTGGGGTGATCATCGGCTCCAGGAAGATGGGGATCAATCCTGACAACGTGGCCACGCCGAttgctgccagcctgggggaCCTCATCaccctggctctgctgtcagGGATCAGCTGGGGCTTGTACAAGGAGCTGGGTGAGGAGCAAAAGGCTCAGTGTCTGCCTGGTCCTTGCTGTGTCTCCCTCTCATTTCATcctctccctctgtaatcatctTCCTTGCGGTGTGTGGGATTCCTGCTCTGGAAACCCTGCTCTTGGCAAACTGGGATGGTCTGGGATCTCAGGACACAAAGGTCTGAGTGCCCCCATGCCACCCTTTCACCCTTTGCTCTTGGCAAACTGGGATGGTCTGGGATCTCAGGACACTCATTCTCTTTTAGGACACACAGGTCTGGCTGTCCCCATGCCACCCTTTCAGGTGACAAGACTGGGAGGCtattccccaaaaatccacatttccagggacttttcatttccttattcctcctttcttattttcttttcttctttcttattttcttttcttcttttcttattttctccctcGGTTAGGCCTAGTTCAGGTTAGGGGAGGGGATGGAGCTTCTCACTGCCTTGTACACCTTGTACACCTTCCAGGGGcttggctggggctggagcagtgggagaGGCAGATTTGGATTCCATCTGCTgagctgtcagctccagctggggatcctcggggcagggctgcagctggagacccccaatttcctcctccttcctcctcttcctcctccttccttccctgggaCACGGGGCTGTGCCTCAGCCAGGTTCATCCAGGGGTGAAGGAAGCAGCACTGGGAGATCCTGCCCAGGGGTGGGAGGTGGGGATGAGAGCTGGAATTGCAGGGACCTCACTGAGATCTGCTGGTGTTTTACTGGGTACAGCTGAGACAAGGAACCACCAGCAGAGTCCAGGCTGGCCTGGactttccctgctcttcctgGAGCTCCTGTGGGACGTGGCCTTGatttctctgcttcttcttctccttctccccccTGCCCAGAGAGCAAAGCCTTCGTGAACCCCTTGGTGTGCGCCttcttcctgtccctgctgcccatcTGGATCATCATTGCCAGGAGGAATTCTGCCACGCGGGAGGTGCTCTACTCGGGCTGGGAGCCCGTCATCATCGCCATGGCCATCAGCAGGTGGGCCtggccctgtccccagagcccccccggGCTTAGCCCAGCACTGacctcccccctctccccctgcaGCGTCGGGGGGCTGATTTTGGACAGGACGGTGTCGGATCCCAACTTTGCTGGGATGGCAGTTTTCACACCAGTCATCAATGGTGAGTCCTGCCCCGCCCCTCTTTGCCCGGCTGCAGCTCTTGGCAAACTGGGATGGTCTGGGATTTCAGGACACAAAGGTCTGAGTGCCCCTGCCACCCTTTCACCCTTTGCTCTTGGCAAACTGGGATGGTCTGGGATCTCAGGACACACATTCTCTTTTAGGACACACAGGTCTGGCTGCCCCCATGCCACCCTTTCAGGTGACAAGACTGGGAGGCTATTCCCCAAAAACCCACATTTCCAGGgacttttcatttccttattCCTCCTGCCTGGTGGAACACCCCcatcttctaaaatatttgcCTTGTGGCACCTGGCAACACAAAAATTTGTATTTGTGCCTTGGAGGCAGGAAATCTGATTGGTTCTGGTGCAAAGTTTTCACTTCCTTTCTGCCTGATGAACCAGGAAAAgtcatttttaaattgttttttgcAGTAGGTGGAGTTAATTTCCAGCCAGCGTGTCTTGTGCTGGCGGCTTTCACAGTTTTGTGtgaaaaataatagttttgAACTTCCTGGGTCTGTTTTGGTGCCTGACTCATCATTTCTCTTCCACCTTGAGCTGCACTAACAGAACTGCTTCAGTTTTACTCAGGGGCCTGAGGGGAAAAGCCACAGCTTTGTCCCAGCTCCTCACATCCTGCAAAAGTAGAATTGGGGTCAAAACCAGACCGTCCTACCTAATTCCAGCACCTGGCACTTCCAGGTCTGCTGGCTGTTGAGAGGAGCTCCTGGAGGTGTCTGGGCCATCCCCTGAGTGCTCTTTGTGCCCTGCAGGTGTGTTGTGGTTGAGATGGTCACAATGCAAAGCCACACTCCATTgtcagaaggcttcaaacccCAATTTGTTACAGCGTGCTTGCTTTTCatacattcttacaaaactcaCAAGTTGACACTCATTGGtcaggaaagacaaacaaaGTGCTCATTGGAATAGGCagctgcaggtttctcttattcttttttctcttctcttccttattttctcttattttctcttcttctttcttttgtatcttctcttcttctttctttgttattttcttttctttctttctttctttctttctttctttctttctttctttctttctttctctctctctctctctcttcttttctctctcttcttttctctctcttcttttctctctctcttcttttctctcttattttctcttcttttctctctctcttattttctctcttattttctcttcttttctctctctcttattttctcttcttttctctctctcttattttctcttcttttctctctctcttattttctcttcttttctttctctcttgttttctcttctttcctcttcttctttctttcttggtttccaCATCAACACCCTTGGTAGGAAATTCTTTTGGGGGTAAACACGGATCCTCTCCTCAAACTgctctctggctcacagaagtcgctgtaaaacctcttccacaggTGTGGGTGGCAACCTGGTGGCCGTGCAGGCCAGCCGCATCTCCACCTACCTGCACATGAGCGGGGAGCCTGGAGACAGCCCCGGGACAGCCCCTCGGAAgtgccccagcccctgcagcacctTCTTCAGCTCAGGTACGGCCGTGGAGGGCAGGGCTCGGTGCCAGCCGGcccctggagcaggggctgcagcctggTCACAGCACAggggcccagccctgcccggggtCAGGCTGGTgcctccctgcagggcaggtgggcagggctgtgctgggggggaTGTGGGTGAGAGTGTCCTGAGCTGGCAGGTGATTTGTGGAAggtgaggaaggcaggagccccCCGTGAGATGGGAAATGCAAACCCCAATCCTCCTGATtgttgtaattttgaaattaatgggCTCTCAGGTAAATgtatgggaataggaataacagctCTTTAttgggaaaatgaaaatacaaatgcaatagtacaaaaaaaaacccaaaaaacaaaccactggcAGAGtcagagcctgccctggcaggctgtgggtcagggtggtggcagcagtgccattccatgggggctcagccctcctgcagtgccagctgtgcttctgctggagcaggatcctggacaaggctggagttttcctctggagctccagggctgctggagatgggcctgggcttcctctgggaatgcagtggggcagaaagctgctcctctgggaatgcagtggggcagaaagctgctcctctgggaatgcagtggggcagaaagctgctcctctgggaatgcagtggggcacaaagctgctcccctgggaatgcagtggggcagaaagctgctcctctggggatgcagtggggcagaaagctgctcctctgggaatgcagtgggcaaaggctgctgtggtgtcccaaggtcagattgtatccaggtaggaattcttggctcctcccctggagcctctccccatgggatgatggaattttctcagccatgcagggacactcacaggccatgaacaggagataattaataattaatggctcATTAACAGAAgggatctcctggagggaggattggctgtgggagagataaagagaACTGCCCAAtgagcagagaactgccccagctctgacagattaATAGAACACACACATTGCCTTGCAGTCTAggacagtgggaaaaaaacttCACAGCTTGTAAAAGTTGTGAAGTTGGTATGATTTATTTCAGTTCCTTAAGGACATGTGCACTTCTGAAAATTCTTGAGTCTGCTTTATCTTCTAACCTGTTGCATATGCATAAAAGATATATGCATATGCATTAAAGTGATTTATTAATCTTATGGGCCTGTGCAGGTTTTTAGTCACGTAGTTGTAATGTGATGTTTAtaattcagatttcatttttctgtttgttttagtCTCAAGGTTAGTGGGAGGCCTCTTTTTATCTCTCTTTAGTATTCTTTTCTGAGTAGTTTTGAGTCTTCTTTGTTCTCTCTCTGTACTCACTTTTTGTGAGTACACAAGTTAAAAGactaaacaaaaaatccaaaactggTCTCTAGCCCGAGTTAAATTTCTAACCCCCTGTTtcagaagggacccacaggatcatccagtgcagctcctggccctgcacagacaccccaaaacccctgcCAGCCTGCAGCCTTGGCTCatttaatcacagaatggtttgggtgggagggGACCCTCAatctcatccagtgccacccctgccatgggcaggacaccttccaccagcccaggttgctcccaagccctgcccaagctggccttggacactgccaggctCTAAATCAGGCCTGATGTCCCCTTTGCAGACGTGAACTCCCGCTCTGCCCGCGTGCTCTTCCTCCTGGTGGTGCCCGGGCACTTGGTTTTCCTCTACACCATCCACTCCATGCAGGGGGGACACACCACGCTCACCCTCATCTTCATCGTGTTCTAcatgacagcagcactgctccaggTGAGCTGGGGACCCCTcggggggctgggctggctcaggGGGCACGGGGGTCCCCTGCAGCGGGGGCTGCTCAGGTGTAGGGTCCCTGTGCCTGCCAGGAgatgctgtgctgggcacagggatccctgggcagctcttccTGGACGCCTGTACACACAGTTTTCCCATCCTGCCATTCCTGGGGAGTTTCAAGTCTGCCTTTTGTCTCCTTTAAGTCCTTTCGGTAGCCAGAGTGTCCTCATCGGTCCTGGGGGGTGATGTGGCAATTTGACCAGGCCTGGTGATGAAAAGAGGATGTGGAATTTGCAGGGAAtgtgtgccctgtgctgcccttttccctggcatTTCCTGGAGCTGTGTAAGCCCACAGGGATGTGAGGGACACACAAAAACAAAGGTTTGAGAGGATCCACTGCAgattttgtctgttttaaatAACCAACGTGAGCTTCTTGCTGCACTGGAGCAGATGGAGGAGAAAATCCCACTTTGGCAGGGCAGAAAAGttgttcctttaaaaaagttgttcctttaaaaaagtTGATCCCGTAGAAAAGTTGATCCTTTAAATTCCtctaaaaaaccaaaagttaCTCTTTTACTTCTGGAAGCCAGGTGTTGCTGGCCCTGCCTGAGCCGTCCCCTCTCTGCCCCACATCTCCTCAAGCTTGTTCTGGTTAGAGCTGAAAATTCAGGTGCAAAAATTGAGACTTTCAGCCCAAATTGGGTGGTGAGAAGAAGCTAGAGGACAGGCAGAGGCTGTGAAGGACACAGAGGATTTGGGGTGCTCAGGGAGCCACTGAAactctccagctcctctttgTTGGATGCAGCTGcggagagcagccctggggagggcGGTTCCAGCTCCAATTTTTGGGATTCcaggaattcacagaatcaccaggttggaagagacctgaaagatcatcgagtccagcccagccccaacacctcagctgaaccctggcacccagtgccacatccaggctttgttaaacacacccagggatggtgactgcaccacctgGGCAGGACATTCCAGAAATTTATcatcctttctgtaaaaaatggATAAtatcctaatatccaacctaaatttcccttggcacagctcgaggctgtgtgctctggttctgtcagttcctgcagacagagcccaagcccagctgagcacaggcaccttccaggagctgtggagagagctgagctcaccctgagtctccttttctccaggctgagcacccccagctccctcagtggttcctcacagggtttgtgttccagaCCCCTCACCCCTcgctgcctcctctggacacgctccagcccctccatgtccttcctaaatcgggggcccagagctggacacagccctcgaggtgtgccctcaccagtgcccaaCCCAGGGCAGaatgagctccctgctcctgctggccacaccactCCTGCCACAGGCCAGGGGCCACTGGCCTCCTTGGCCagcagggcacactgctggctcatccccagcctgctgtccatcagtgcccccaggtccctttctgcctgggcactgtccagccacaccatccccagcccGTAGCACTGCAGGGCTTCTTGTGGCCACGGGGTTGTTGTTGTGGCCAGGGGGTTGTTGTCCTGGCCAGggggggttgttgtggccagGGGGGGTTATCATGGCCAGGGGGTTGTTGTTGTGGCCAGGGGGTGGTTGTCATGGCCAGGGGGTTGTTGTCATGGCCAGGGGGTTGTTGTCGTGGCCAGGGGGTTGTTGTTGTGGCCAGGGGGTTGTTGTTGTGGCCAGGGGGTTGTTGTTGTGGCcagggggttgttgtgaccAGGGGGTGGTTGTCCTGGCCAGGGGGTTGTTGTCCTGGCCAGggggggttgttgtggccagGGGGGGTTATCATGGCCTGGGGGTTGTTGTCATGGCCA
This Vidua macroura isolate BioBank_ID:100142 chromosome 24, ASM2450914v1, whole genome shotgun sequence DNA region includes the following protein-coding sequences:
- the SLC41A1 gene encoding solute carrier family 41 member 1 codes for the protein MTSTLEQKESPQANGAALPVVPGDCLASPGCTEPTEDFLGPEGTRVEVVVLESRANAKGVREEDALLENGSQSNESDDTSTDRGPEPASPLKETSFSIGLQVLFPFLLAGFGTVAAGMVLDIVQHWDVFKHVTEVFILVPALLGLKGNLEMTLASRLSTAANIGQMDTPKELWKMITGNMALIQVQATVVGFLASIAAVVFGWIPDGHFSMDHAVLLCASSVATAFIASLVLGMIMIGVIIGSRKMGINPDNVATPIAASLGDLITLALLSGISWGLYKELESKAFVNPLVCAFFLSLLPIWIIIARRNSATREVLYSGWEPVIIAMAISSVGGLILDRTVSDPNFAGMAVFTPVINGVGGNLVAVQASRISTYLHMSGEPGDSPGTAPRKCPSPCSTFFSSDVNSRSARVLFLLVVPGHLVFLYTIHSMQGGHTTLTLIFIVFYMTAALLQVLILLYIADWMVHWMWGRHLDPDNFSIPYLTALGDLIGTGLLALSFHVLWLIGDRDSDVGD